One Salinimonas marina DNA segment encodes these proteins:
- the rsxG gene encoding electron transport complex subunit RsxG: MIKTISKNGVMLTVFALITTALISLTFVGTKDKIAQQQRQRLLSVLNEVVPASYYNNTFYQDCKIVDAPELGRSQGQRVYRARMDGTPVALAIQTTAPDGYSGNIRLVVGVTTELTVLGVRAVEHKETPGLGDKIELAISDWILSFTGKTFDASEQSAWQVEKDGGEFDQFTGATITPRAVVDQVRRTLLYVKDHQEALFTQTADCYQDTVDN; the protein is encoded by the coding sequence ATGATAAAAACCATTTCAAAAAATGGCGTCATGCTGACGGTGTTTGCGCTGATCACAACCGCACTGATCAGCCTGACCTTTGTGGGTACCAAAGATAAAATTGCACAGCAGCAACGCCAGCGTTTGCTTAGTGTACTTAATGAGGTAGTGCCGGCGTCGTATTACAACAATACCTTCTATCAAGACTGTAAAATTGTAGATGCGCCGGAGCTGGGCCGTAGTCAGGGTCAGCGGGTGTATCGTGCCCGGATGGACGGTACGCCGGTGGCGCTGGCGATTCAGACCACCGCTCCAGATGGTTACAGCGGCAATATTCGTTTAGTGGTAGGCGTTACTACCGAGCTTACTGTGTTGGGCGTGCGCGCGGTTGAACATAAAGAAACGCCGGGACTGGGTGATAAAATTGAGCTGGCCATCAGCGACTGGATATTGTCGTTTACCGGTAAGACCTTTGATGCCAGTGAGCAGAGCGCGTGGCAAGTGGAAAAAGACGGCGGAGAATTTGATCAGTTCACCGGCGCCACCATCACGCCCCGAGCGGTGGTAGATCAGGTACGGCGCACCCTTTTGTATGTTAAAGATCATCAGGAAGCATTGTTTACTCAGACGGCGGACTGTTATCAGGATACCGTGGATAATTAA
- a CDS encoding electron transport complex subunit E, with protein MNQYQDLASAGIWKNNPALVQLLGLCPLLAVTATLINGLALGLATTAVLIGSNVTVSVVRNFVRNEIRIPVFVMVIAAFVTIIQLLMNAFTYELYLSLGIFIPLIVTNCAIIGRAEAFASKNPVVPAAFDGLMMGIGFTIVLMLLGAMREILGSGTLLAGADRLFGPVAKEWPIELFATEQPFLLAILPPGAFIGMGLLIAAKNVIDNRAAARQTAPTDKVTRIRVTADS; from the coding sequence ATGAATCAATACCAGGATTTGGCATCCGCCGGCATCTGGAAAAATAACCCCGCACTGGTTCAGTTGCTGGGGCTGTGTCCGCTATTGGCCGTTACGGCTACGTTAATCAATGGTCTGGCACTGGGACTGGCCACCACCGCGGTATTAATTGGCTCTAATGTCACCGTCTCGGTGGTTCGAAATTTTGTACGAAACGAGATCCGGATTCCGGTATTTGTGATGGTGATTGCCGCCTTTGTCACCATTATTCAGCTGCTGATGAACGCATTCACCTACGAGCTGTATTTATCGTTAGGTATTTTTATTCCGCTGATTGTTACCAACTGTGCCATTATTGGCCGCGCCGAGGCCTTTGCCTCAAAAAATCCGGTGGTGCCGGCGGCATTTGATGGCCTGATGATGGGGATCGGTTTCACTATTGTGCTTATGCTATTAGGCGCCATGCGTGAAATTCTGGGTTCCGGGACCTTACTGGCTGGTGCTGATCGTCTGTTTGGTCCGGTCGCAAAGGAGTGGCCCATCGAACTGTTTGCCACCGAACAGCCCTTTTTACTGGCGATATTACCGCCCGGGGCGTTTATCGGCATGGGCCTGTTAATTGCGGCTAAAAATGTAATTGATAACCGGGCTGCTGCACGCCAGACGGCCCCCACCGACAAAGTGACCCGCATCCGGGTTACAGCCGACAGCTAA
- the nth gene encoding endonuclease III, translating to MNNTKRKALLTRLCDANPNPTTELNFSSPFELLVAVTLSAQSTDVGVNKATDKLFPVANTPQAIWDLGVDGLKQYIKTIGLYNAKAENVHKMCRILLDEHQGEVPQSREALEALPGVGRKTANVVLNTAFGWPTIAVDTHIFRVSNRTKLAMGKDVIAVEQKLEKVVPKEFKVDVHHWLILHGRYTCIARKPRCGSCIIEDLCEFKDKTE from the coding sequence ATGAACAATACCAAACGAAAAGCGCTGCTAACGCGTCTGTGTGATGCCAACCCGAACCCCACCACCGAGCTGAATTTTTCCAGCCCGTTTGAGCTGTTAGTGGCGGTTACCCTTTCAGCACAGTCTACTGATGTGGGCGTGAACAAAGCGACCGATAAGCTGTTTCCGGTAGCCAACACGCCGCAGGCTATCTGGGATTTAGGGGTGGACGGCCTGAAGCAGTACATCAAAACCATTGGTCTGTACAACGCTAAGGCCGAAAATGTTCACAAAATGTGCCGAATTTTGCTCGACGAACATCAGGGTGAAGTCCCCCAGAGTCGCGAAGCGTTAGAAGCCCTGCCAGGGGTAGGACGAAAAACCGCTAACGTGGTATTAAACACAGCGTTTGGCTGGCCCACAATTGCAGTGGACACTCACATTTTTCGGGTTTCCAATCGCACCAAACTGGCCATGGGCAAGGATGTGATAGCCGTAGAGCAAAAGCTTGAAAAGGTGGTGCCCAAAGAGTTCAAGGTCGACGTTCACCACTGGCTGATTCTACACGGGCGCTACACCTGTATCGCCCGTAAGCCTCGCTGTGGCTCCTGTATTATTGAAGATTTGTGTGAGTTTAAAGATAAGACTGAGTAG
- a CDS encoding helix-turn-helix transcriptional regulator — protein sequence MDMKINSKLVVELRKQKAWSQQQLSIVSGVSLRTIQRVENEGNASLETVKSLASAFETEIQSITQQPAKVKTFRGSALATMAFFTTIIFGVLATSSTTAATGIEIQSDAVRQSHDKTETKFEGGVSVFIPASMAFEISTIEKSEVLADEPYQLRLVSENMKLAILDARIINTDEGIMIIANEAKFSSGSHHKSG from the coding sequence ATGGATATGAAAATAAATTCGAAGTTAGTAGTAGAGCTTAGAAAGCAAAAAGCCTGGAGCCAGCAGCAATTATCTATTGTTTCGGGGGTCAGTTTAAGAACAATTCAGAGAGTAGAGAATGAAGGCAACGCATCATTAGAAACGGTCAAATCCTTGGCTTCTGCCTTTGAAACTGAAATCCAGTCGATTACCCAACAGCCTGCCAAAGTTAAAACTTTTCGCGGTAGTGCTCTGGCTACGATGGCTTTTTTTACCACTATCATTTTTGGTGTGTTAGCGACATCTTCAACGACCGCTGCCACTGGCATAGAGATTCAGTCAGATGCTGTTCGGCAGTCCCATGATAAGACAGAAACCAAATTTGAGGGGGGAGTTAGTGTATTTATACCCGCAAGCATGGCTTTTGAAATATCCACCATTGAGAAGAGTGAAGTATTGGCGGACGAGCCATATCAACTGCGTCTAGTCTCAGAAAATATGAAGCTTGCAATACTAGATGCGCGTATCATCAATACAGATGAAGGCATTATGATTATTGCAAATGAAGCGAAGTTCAGCTCAGGGAGTCATCACAAAAGCGGTTAA
- a CDS encoding transposase: MPRPRKSLINLADTPYYHCVSRCVRRAFLCGEDIQTGKSFEHRRQWVEDRLLFLADVFCVDVCAYAVMSNHTHVVLRINKDKADSLSVNEVIRRWHKLYKGMLIARRFVNPAECDSLSEAETETVKSLAEVYRSRLFDISWFMRLLNEYIARQANKEDDCTGHFWEGRFKSQALMDEASLAACMAYVDLNPVRACLSKTPEASAHTSIQKRIQAAKYHQQPRTLLHFTGNTKDNMSDGLPFRMEDYLGLIEQTGRYFHPKKRGKIEDAVSPILTGIGLADTDWNKLVCGIETEFKTSVSIEKLMSQRRQNLKYNSA, from the coding sequence ATGCCCAGACCACGTAAAAGCCTTATCAATCTGGCAGACACACCTTACTACCACTGCGTATCTCGCTGTGTTCGTCGTGCTTTTTTATGTGGAGAAGATATTCAGACGGGCAAAAGCTTTGAACATCGGCGCCAATGGGTGGAAGATCGGTTATTATTTTTAGCTGACGTGTTCTGCGTAGATGTGTGTGCCTACGCAGTGATGAGCAATCACACCCATGTGGTGTTGCGCATCAACAAGGATAAGGCCGATTCGTTATCGGTAAATGAGGTTATACGGCGATGGCATAAACTCTACAAAGGCATGCTGATAGCCCGGCGGTTTGTTAATCCCGCCGAGTGTGATTCGCTGTCTGAAGCAGAAACTGAAACGGTAAAAAGCCTGGCTGAAGTGTATCGCAGCCGATTGTTTGATATCAGCTGGTTTATGCGGCTGCTCAATGAATATATTGCCAGGCAAGCGAATAAGGAAGATGACTGTACGGGGCACTTCTGGGAAGGTAGATTTAAGTCTCAGGCATTAATGGATGAAGCGTCACTTGCAGCTTGTATGGCGTATGTAGATTTAAATCCCGTGCGCGCCTGCTTATCAAAGACACCGGAAGCATCCGCTCACACCAGTATTCAAAAACGCATTCAGGCGGCGAAGTATCATCAACAACCTCGTACGCTGCTTCACTTTACGGGAAATACTAAAGATAATATGTCTGATGGTTTACCTTTTCGAATGGAGGATTATTTAGGCCTTATAGAGCAAACAGGGCGATACTTTCATCCGAAAAAGCGTGGCAAGATCGAGGATGCTGTCTCTCCTATACTCACCGGGATTGGACTGGCGGATACCGACTGGAACAAATTAGTCTGCGGAATTGAAACTGAATTTAAGACCTCAGTAAGCATTGAGAAACTGATGTCGCAACGCAGACAAAATCTAAAATACAATTCAGCTTAA
- a CDS encoding siderophore-interacting protein: MAPKIRMTQVKAIHDISPHMRRVVLTGEALSDFPVDRKSAHVKAIFPDPGAANKLPRLGAYAGFKTWMRSYTIREFDPKTQELWLDFAIFDHQGLASNWAQSAMVGDYLGIAGPGDVKHPKLGVDNHLLIGDLTALPVIAATLEMLPEQATGSAFIQVPTHKDIQTLNKPAGIAVEWLVTENKKTERFLSTLSAQKTTLTDTSILIAAEASIVKQLKSYLKEHCEYSKKNLYASAYWNSKK; the protein is encoded by the coding sequence ATGGCGCCTAAAATAAGAATGACGCAGGTGAAAGCGATACACGATATCTCACCGCATATGCGAAGAGTCGTGTTAACTGGCGAGGCGCTTAGCGACTTTCCGGTAGATCGGAAAAGTGCTCATGTTAAAGCCATCTTTCCCGATCCTGGTGCAGCAAATAAACTTCCCAGATTAGGTGCCTATGCTGGTTTTAAAACCTGGATGCGTTCTTATACCATTCGGGAATTTGATCCGAAGACACAGGAGTTGTGGCTGGATTTTGCCATTTTTGATCATCAGGGGCTGGCAAGTAATTGGGCGCAAAGCGCCATGGTTGGGGATTATTTAGGAATAGCGGGCCCAGGAGACGTGAAACATCCCAAACTGGGGGTAGATAACCATCTGTTGATTGGCGATTTGACCGCGCTTCCGGTTATCGCAGCGACCCTAGAAATGTTACCTGAACAGGCCACGGGCAGCGCCTTTATTCAGGTTCCTACTCATAAGGATATTCAGACGCTCAACAAGCCAGCAGGTATTGCTGTGGAGTGGCTGGTCACTGAAAACAAAAAGACGGAACGGTTTCTCAGCACACTGTCAGCGCAAAAGACCACGCTCACTGATACGAGCATATTAATCGCCGCTGAAGCCAGTATTGTCAAACAGCTAAAGTCTTATTTAAAAGAGCATTGCGAGTATAGTAAGAAAAATCTTTATGCAAGCGCCTACTGGAACAGCAAAAAGTAA
- a CDS encoding MarR family winged helix-turn-helix transcriptional regulator, whose translation MKLNDALFELMFAVRSTTLSKIKSLHPELSPMHFKALKLTTKISECTGQKVAEKMGRDKAQINRLLKELVEKGLLYKTENANDKRSQLLNLTDDGKKIIASFEKVENEINQLLVKDITSDELATFIHISEKLKTSLEANTE comes from the coding sequence ATGAAACTTAATGACGCTTTATTTGAGCTGATGTTTGCGGTGCGCAGCACCACCCTTAGTAAGATTAAATCCTTACACCCCGAGCTATCCCCTATGCACTTCAAAGCATTGAAGCTAACTACAAAAATTTCTGAATGCACAGGACAAAAGGTTGCAGAGAAAATGGGACGCGATAAGGCCCAGATCAATAGACTGCTTAAAGAGCTGGTTGAAAAGGGCTTGCTGTATAAAACTGAAAATGCGAATGATAAACGCAGTCAGCTGCTTAACCTGACTGATGATGGTAAAAAAATAATAGCAAGCTTTGAAAAAGTAGAAAATGAGATCAATCAGTTACTGGTAAAAGACATTACCAGCGACGAGCTGGCAACCTTTATTCATATCTCGGAGAAACTTAAGACAAGTTTAGAGGCGAATACCGAGTAA
- a CDS encoding WD40 repeat domain-containing protein, with amino-acid sequence MKPVKRLIFLFLFPLLVSCQNGEPPLSATERWQISDRFIVDGKLSAHGAFTALLLADNSLEVWNNKVRKQVSGWQTNQLVPKTMLMDLSESAEYILSANDTTVQVWYTDNEESLGNVDFSTHLGDAKITQILFLLPPYLFLVGTSSGDVIFADSLNNSYRVNRHHTSDVVQLALSKDQRTLFSGGNDGLVVKWDMINYRPIVTKRLPFRIVSLAIGRDNQIFISDALKDHILWDSSQNSVVGQITYWQRFKSFRHAIFTPHQPWLVTSSPKAGMHLWHTDDMTMRGSWQVEAQTPGSTVEDIKVIGTRSLRTLSTNGVLQDWDLSSFVLKTIK; translated from the coding sequence ATGAAGCCAGTTAAACGATTAATTTTTCTATTTTTATTCCCTTTACTTGTTTCTTGTCAGAATGGAGAGCCCCCTTTATCGGCAACCGAACGGTGGCAAATAAGTGACCGTTTCATTGTGGATGGCAAGTTGTCGGCCCATGGTGCATTTACAGCTTTATTGTTGGCCGATAACAGTCTCGAGGTTTGGAACAACAAAGTCCGCAAACAAGTCTCTGGATGGCAGACAAACCAGTTAGTGCCGAAGACAATGTTGATGGACCTATCAGAATCGGCAGAGTATATCCTTTCTGCGAACGATACTACGGTTCAGGTTTGGTATACCGATAATGAAGAATCTTTAGGAAATGTCGATTTTTCAACACACCTGGGTGATGCCAAAATAACGCAAATCCTTTTTTTGTTGCCGCCTTATCTGTTTTTAGTGGGGACCAGCAGTGGTGATGTGATTTTTGCTGACAGTCTCAACAATAGTTATCGGGTTAATCGGCACCATACAAGCGATGTTGTTCAGCTAGCACTTTCCAAAGACCAACGCACCCTGTTTAGTGGCGGTAATGATGGCTTGGTGGTCAAGTGGGATATGATTAATTACCGCCCCATAGTCACCAAACGCTTGCCATTTCGAATCGTCAGTCTTGCTATTGGCCGCGATAATCAGATATTTATTTCCGATGCCCTGAAAGATCATATCTTATGGGATAGTTCGCAAAATTCGGTGGTTGGGCAAATTACATACTGGCAACGCTTTAAATCGTTTCGCCACGCCATATTTACCCCCCATCAGCCCTGGTTAGTGACTTCTTCTCCAAAAGCCGGGATGCACCTCTGGCACACAGACGATATGACGATGCGAGGATCGTGGCAAGTGGAAGCCCAAACACCTGGATCTACAGTAGAAGATATCAAGGTAATTGGGACCAGGAGCCTGCGCACGCTTAGCACAAATGGAGTGCTACAAGACTGGGATCTGAGTTCTTTTGTTTTGAAGACGATCAAATGA
- a CDS encoding Vgb family protein, which translates to MFNSVNTCLLLLGLTFAIVSGYVQSKELPDGDGKALVEGLCSSCHTTNRIHTSLGYSKEDWTALINTMTDLSADKALQQQLVSYLAAHFPPIKDRVPTLISGDIDIRFKEWVVPTLGQRSRDPVEAPDGKIWWAGQWGNLIGSIDTDTGAMHEYPLPAGAMPHSVSVDKDGMIWYMGNKNGSVGRLNPDTGDIRVYSMPNDDATDPHTGVFDNHGILWFTLQHSNYIGRLDPVTGEVQLKKMPTADARPYGIKSDASGNLWVACNGSNCLVSVNAETFELSEVKLPGEGTTVRRLDIAPDGIIWYVNSGLGKLGRYNPDTREIKEWPSPSGPDSHPYAIAVLDGMVWYNESGMRPDVLVRFDPGTEDFQSWAIPSGDFYAGILRHMRPTSDGALLIHQSATNRIIRVDIEK; encoded by the coding sequence ATGTTTAATAGCGTAAATACATGTCTGCTACTACTGGGCCTGACATTTGCCATTGTTTCAGGCTATGTTCAGTCAAAAGAGCTGCCTGACGGTGATGGCAAAGCATTGGTAGAAGGACTATGCAGCTCATGTCATACCACCAACCGTATCCACACCAGTCTGGGTTACAGTAAAGAAGACTGGACAGCTCTGATCAATACGATGACCGATTTATCAGCAGATAAAGCACTTCAGCAGCAGTTGGTGAGTTACTTAGCCGCGCATTTTCCGCCGATTAAAGACCGTGTTCCCACGTTAATCAGCGGTGATATCGATATCCGTTTTAAAGAATGGGTAGTGCCCACGCTTGGTCAGCGTTCAAGAGATCCGGTTGAAGCACCCGACGGTAAAATCTGGTGGGCGGGCCAATGGGGCAATCTCATTGGCAGTATCGATACTGACACCGGCGCAATGCACGAATACCCGTTGCCGGCTGGCGCGATGCCTCACTCTGTGAGTGTCGATAAAGATGGAATGATTTGGTACATGGGGAACAAAAACGGCAGTGTCGGCCGGCTTAATCCCGATACCGGTGATATCAGGGTATATTCAATGCCCAACGATGACGCCACAGACCCTCACACCGGCGTGTTTGATAACCATGGCATTCTTTGGTTCACCCTGCAGCATTCTAATTATATTGGTAGATTAGATCCCGTGACGGGCGAGGTTCAGCTTAAAAAAATGCCCACTGCTGATGCCAGACCTTATGGTATTAAAAGCGATGCTTCCGGCAACCTGTGGGTAGCCTGCAATGGCAGTAATTGTCTGGTTTCTGTGAATGCCGAAACCTTTGAATTGTCAGAGGTAAAGCTACCAGGGGAAGGCACCACCGTCAGACGGTTAGACATAGCCCCTGACGGTATAATTTGGTATGTAAACTCAGGATTAGGCAAACTGGGCCGTTACAATCCTGACACAAGGGAAATAAAAGAGTGGCCATCACCGAGTGGCCCGGATTCCCATCCGTATGCCATCGCGGTACTCGACGGTATGGTGTGGTACAACGAGTCGGGTATGCGCCCTGACGTATTAGTCCGGTTTGATCCGGGCACCGAAGATTTTCAAAGTTGGGCCATTCCCTCCGGGGATTTTTACGCGGGGATTTTACGTCATATGCGGCCAACATCTGACGGGGCATTGTTAATTCATCAAAGCGCAACTAATCGTATTATCCGGGTGGATATTGAGAAGTAA
- a CDS encoding SDR family NAD(P)-dependent oxidoreductase: MQKTILITGATDGIGLATAKKLASQNHHLLLHGRSIKKLKDVEQQLACLSSGRVQTYLADLSELAQVSALAKKVAAEHKHIDVLINNAGIFKVSDPITREGLDIRFCVNTIAPFVLTRHLAPVLGESGRVINLSSAAQAPVNLQALAGKARLTDMEAYAQSKLAITMWTRSLAERYNNNGPTIIAVNPGSLLASKMVKEGFGMDGKDINIGADILVRIASEDGFERHSGQYFDNDAGGFATPHPEGMDMQQCEQVVEHIQAIITRYG, from the coding sequence ATGCAAAAAACTATCTTAATTACAGGGGCTACCGACGGTATCGGTCTGGCCACCGCAAAAAAGTTAGCTTCGCAGAATCATCATCTGCTATTGCACGGGCGCAGCATTAAGAAACTCAAAGATGTTGAACAGCAATTAGCTTGTCTCTCATCCGGGCGCGTTCAAACCTACCTGGCTGATCTATCTGAGCTAGCGCAGGTTAGTGCATTAGCCAAAAAAGTCGCTGCAGAGCACAAACACATTGATGTGCTTATTAATAACGCGGGTATTTTTAAAGTGTCGGATCCTATCACTCGTGAGGGGCTGGATATCCGGTTTTGTGTCAACACCATTGCGCCGTTTGTTCTCACCCGGCATCTGGCTCCTGTACTGGGTGAATCCGGCCGGGTTATTAATCTGTCTTCCGCGGCTCAAGCCCCGGTTAATTTGCAGGCTTTAGCGGGTAAGGCTCGGCTCACAGATATGGAAGCTTATGCGCAGAGCAAACTTGCCATTACTATGTGGACCCGGAGTCTGGCGGAACGCTATAACAATAACGGCCCGACTATTATTGCGGTTAATCCCGGCTCTTTATTAGCAAGTAAAATGGTGAAGGAGGGGTTTGGGATGGATGGCAAGGATATAAATATCGGGGCCGATATTTTAGTGCGCATAGCCTCAGAAGATGGTTTTGAAAGACATTCGGGTCAGTACTTCGATAATGATGCGGGTGGGTTTGCGACCCCCCATCCAGAAGGTATGGACATGCAACAATGCGAGCAGGTGGTTGAACATATACAGGCTATTATAACTCGATATGGGTAA
- a CDS encoding zinc-dependent alcohol dehydrogenase family protein, whose protein sequence is MKAMVVKNFGGEEVFAAADIAIPQVKPGHVLIKVAATSVNTVDTMIREMGRDLPFAPALPAVLGMDFAGTVEAVGEGVTGFVKGDEVYGCAGGLGDLQGTLAEYMVADIDLIAKKPVNLSMAEAAALPLVAITAYEGLMRAGIQQDATSDKKVLVHGGSGGVGHVALQLAKHFGAGVYSTGGGDKQLALIEKLGAQGINYKTEKVADYVARHTDDKGFDIVFDTVGGENMKNSFEAAALNGQIVSTISMLELDLTPLHFKGLSLHVVFMLIPMIHNTMRAQHGHILNELTKIVEQGGLQPVLDEQRFSLAQVGQAHARLASGQAIGKVVIEI, encoded by the coding sequence ATGAAAGCAATGGTCGTAAAGAATTTTGGTGGCGAAGAGGTTTTTGCAGCCGCGGATATCGCTATCCCCCAGGTCAAACCGGGCCACGTGTTAATAAAAGTGGCAGCAACCAGCGTGAACACGGTGGATACCATGATCCGGGAGATGGGCCGGGATTTACCGTTTGCTCCGGCATTGCCTGCCGTTTTAGGTATGGACTTTGCGGGAACGGTAGAAGCAGTCGGCGAAGGTGTAACGGGTTTTGTCAAAGGCGATGAAGTGTACGGATGCGCCGGTGGTCTGGGCGATCTTCAGGGCACCTTAGCCGAGTACATGGTGGCCGATATCGATTTAATTGCCAAAAAACCGGTTAATCTATCCATGGCAGAAGCGGCTGCCTTACCTTTGGTCGCTATCACTGCCTATGAAGGACTAATGCGAGCCGGGATTCAGCAAGATGCTACCAGCGACAAAAAGGTATTGGTTCACGGTGGTTCAGGCGGCGTAGGTCACGTGGCGCTGCAGCTTGCGAAACACTTTGGTGCCGGGGTTTATTCTACAGGCGGAGGCGACAAACAACTCGCATTGATAGAAAAGCTGGGCGCCCAAGGCATTAATTATAAAACCGAGAAAGTGGCCGATTATGTCGCCCGCCATACCGATGACAAGGGTTTTGATATTGTCTTTGATACAGTGGGGGGCGAAAACATGAAAAATTCATTTGAAGCTGCCGCGCTCAATGGACAAATTGTATCAACTATTTCTATGCTCGAATTAGATCTGACGCCGCTCCACTTTAAAGGGCTGTCTTTGCACGTGGTGTTTATGCTGATTCCGATGATTCACAATACTATGCGGGCACAACACGGGCACATCCTAAATGAGTTAACCAAGATTGTGGAGCAGGGTGGTTTACAGCCTGTCCTGGATGAACAGCGCTTTTCGTTAGCCCAGGTTGGCCAGGCCCATGCCCGTTTAGCCAGCGGGCAGGCCATAGGCAAGGTTGTGATCGAAATTTAG
- a CDS encoding LysR family transcriptional regulator, giving the protein MNIDHLKLFVRVASTHNISMAGQEAGVSPAVASAYINKLEEGLGVRLLHRTTRKVSLTEEGVSFLPHAEDVLASIEAARASVGAGVSSPRGTLRVAAPASFGRMHLLPALNDFFERYPELTIDLKLSDTIIDLVEGGFDIAIRNSALKDSSLVARKLAEDSRILCASPEYLACYGQPHSPDDLNSHQCIALMGLDNWQFTTPKGVTSIKVRGRLRTDNGEAVRDACINGLGITINSRWSASQALKEGKLVQLLKDYPLVSNTALWAVYPSSRLLAPKVRAFIDYFSEKFGDESYWG; this is encoded by the coding sequence ATGAATATTGACCATCTCAAATTGTTTGTCAGGGTTGCCAGTACCCACAATATCAGCATGGCCGGGCAGGAAGCCGGTGTGTCGCCCGCTGTGGCAAGCGCGTATATCAATAAACTTGAAGAAGGACTTGGCGTCAGGCTGTTGCATCGCACAACCCGCAAAGTCTCCCTTACCGAAGAAGGAGTTAGCTTTTTACCCCACGCCGAAGATGTACTGGCAAGTATAGAGGCTGCCCGGGCGTCCGTAGGCGCAGGCGTATCCTCGCCAAGAGGCACCTTACGCGTGGCCGCTCCGGCTTCGTTCGGACGCATGCATTTGCTGCCGGCACTCAATGACTTCTTCGAACGCTATCCCGAATTAACTATAGATTTAAAACTGTCGGATACCATTATCGATTTGGTTGAAGGCGGGTTTGATATTGCTATTCGCAACTCAGCCCTTAAAGACTCCAGCCTGGTGGCCCGTAAGCTGGCTGAGGACAGTCGAATTTTGTGTGCGTCGCCAGAGTATCTGGCCTGCTATGGACAGCCACATTCGCCAGACGATTTGAATTCTCATCAATGCATCGCCCTGATGGGGCTGGATAACTGGCAATTTACCACCCCCAAAGGGGTCACCAGCATTAAGGTACGGGGCCGTCTTCGAACCGACAATGGCGAGGCGGTACGTGATGCCTGTATCAACGGACTGGGGATCACCATCAACTCTCGTTGGAGTGCGTCCCAGGCGTTGAAGGAAGGCAAACTGGTTCAGCTGTTAAAGGACTATCCGCTGGTATCCAACACCGCTCTTTGGGCGGTGTACCCCAGCTCAAGATTATTAGCCCCTAAAGTCAGGGCTTTTATAGATTACTTTTCAGAAAAGTTTGGTGATGAGTCGTATTGGGGCTAA
- a CDS encoding DUF1761 domain-containing protein, translated as MNDINVLAVIVAAVSSFALGGIWYSKLLFEETWVRASGAPPQPGHPAKVFGLSFLFCLIAALAFAAYLGPAPNCPKRYCPV; from the coding sequence ATGAATGACATTAATGTGCTAGCCGTAATCGTTGCAGCGGTATCCAGTTTTGCCCTGGGCGGCATCTGGTATTCTAAACTGCTATTTGAAGAGACCTGGGTGCGCGCTAGCGGGGCGCCGCCTCAGCCCGGACACCCGGCAAAGGTGTTTGGACTTAGTTTTCTTTTTTGCCTGATCGCCGCTCTGGCTTTCGCGGCGTATTTGGGTCCTGCCCCGAATTGTCCAAAGCGTTATTGTCCGGTCTGA
- a CDS encoding SDR family NAD(P)-dependent oxidoreductase, giving the protein MTPTFILKNKVAIVTGGAKGLGLTLTESLLAQGMQVAICGRDGIAL; this is encoded by the coding sequence ATGACACCCACATTTATATTGAAAAACAAGGTTGCTATCGTTACCGGCGGCGCCAAAGGCCTGGGCCTGACGCTCACCGAATCACTACTCGCGCAAGGCATGCAGGTTGCGATTTGTGGCCGCGACGGCATCGCGCTTTAA